In one Arthrobacter jinronghuae genomic region, the following are encoded:
- a CDS encoding SDR family oxidoreductase: MAGNTEQHSRRVAVVTGAARGIGHATAARLLRNGWKVGAFDIESQGLAELKDIAAEHGTTVVTGTLDVRDAQQWRDALASVGEDHLDLLINNAGLLAAGPFVDTDLERHRALVDVNVLGTINGAHTAFPYLKNADRPVLLNLGSASAIYGQPDLATYGATKFAVRGLTEALELEWAEHGIAVLDLWPLFVNTGMVKGVSIGAITSLGVRLNETDVAAAAVAAVERSIRSRRNPKWPRNVHHAVGPQARFLVMLSQMTPNWANRLITERLTRRPAA; the protein is encoded by the coding sequence ATGGCCGGGAACACTGAGCAGCACTCGCGCCGCGTCGCCGTCGTCACCGGCGCCGCCCGCGGTATCGGGCACGCCACCGCGGCCCGGCTGTTGCGCAATGGATGGAAAGTCGGCGCCTTCGACATCGAAAGCCAGGGCCTCGCCGAACTTAAGGACATCGCTGCCGAGCATGGCACCACGGTGGTCACGGGAACACTCGATGTCCGGGACGCCCAGCAGTGGCGCGACGCCCTGGCCTCCGTTGGCGAGGACCATTTGGACCTTCTGATCAACAACGCCGGGCTGCTGGCTGCCGGGCCGTTCGTTGATACAGACCTTGAACGGCACCGGGCGCTCGTGGACGTCAACGTTCTCGGCACCATCAACGGTGCGCATACCGCGTTCCCGTACCTGAAGAACGCTGACAGGCCGGTGCTGCTCAATCTGGGATCCGCCTCAGCCATTTACGGGCAGCCCGATCTTGCCACCTATGGCGCCACGAAGTTCGCGGTCCGCGGCCTGACCGAGGCACTGGAACTGGAATGGGCGGAGCATGGCATTGCCGTGCTCGATCTGTGGCCGCTGTTCGTCAACACCGGGATGGTTAAGGGCGTCAGTATCGGAGCAATCACGTCGCTCGGCGTGCGGCTGAACGAAACCGACGTTGCCGCAGCTGCTGTCGCCGCCGTGGAACGCAGCATCAGGTCCCGCCGCAACCCGAAGTGGCCCCGCAACGTCCACCACGCCGTCGGACCGCAGGCACGCTTCCTAGTCATGCTCTCCCAGATGACTCCGAACTGGGCCAACCGGCTCATCACCGAGCGTCTCACCCGGCGGCCAGCTGCCTGA
- a CDS encoding fatty acid desaturase family protein encodes MTGTSVDSSGEGKHRPAGPARQRHLSDFTALTRQIQEAGYMRRNYGYYWAKLIGVTLIGLVLALAFILLGDTWWQMVTAVVLALLMTQIAFLGHDAAHRQIFVSPKWNEWVSLIVVNLFAGMGLGWWNSKHSKHHAAPNKIGTDPDIAPGVLAFTPEAAEARKNRFTRWLATKQGYFFFPLLLLEGVNLHVQGIKRVLGRGRIKRRWVELSFITVRLVSYVALVFAVLSPGKGAAFIGVQLAVFGLYMGISFAPNHIGMPIAPREAGIDFLRRQVLMSRNITGGRWVDTFMGGLNFQVEHHLFPSMSRPNLRKVAPLVRQYCDQLGVRYTETGFGQSLKDVTAYINRVGRGGVDTWACPLASTHRV; translated from the coding sequence ATGACGGGTACCAGTGTGGATTCGAGTGGAGAAGGCAAACACCGGCCAGCTGGCCCGGCCCGCCAGCGGCACCTCAGCGACTTCACGGCTTTGACCCGGCAGATCCAGGAAGCCGGGTATATGCGCCGGAACTACGGCTACTACTGGGCCAAGCTGATCGGGGTAACCCTGATTGGTCTGGTGCTGGCCCTGGCTTTCATCCTGCTGGGGGACACCTGGTGGCAGATGGTGACCGCGGTGGTGCTGGCGTTGCTGATGACGCAGATCGCGTTCCTGGGGCACGACGCCGCACACCGGCAGATCTTCGTGTCGCCGAAGTGGAATGAGTGGGTCTCGCTGATCGTGGTTAATCTCTTTGCCGGCATGGGCCTTGGCTGGTGGAATTCAAAACACAGCAAGCATCATGCTGCACCGAACAAGATCGGCACGGACCCGGACATCGCCCCCGGCGTCCTGGCCTTCACCCCCGAGGCGGCCGAAGCGCGAAAGAACCGTTTCACGCGCTGGCTTGCCACCAAACAGGGTTACTTTTTCTTCCCGCTGCTCCTGCTCGAGGGCGTCAACCTGCATGTGCAGGGCATTAAACGGGTGCTGGGACGGGGCCGGATCAAGCGGCGGTGGGTGGAACTTAGCTTCATCACTGTGCGCCTGGTCAGTTACGTGGCGCTGGTCTTCGCCGTGCTTTCACCGGGCAAGGGAGCAGCATTCATCGGCGTCCAGCTCGCCGTCTTCGGGCTGTATATGGGTATTTCCTTCGCCCCGAACCACATCGGCATGCCGATCGCGCCCCGGGAAGCGGGCATCGATTTCCTGCGCCGCCAGGTCTTGATGAGCCGTAACATCACCGGCGGCCGGTGGGTGGATACCTTTATGGGAGGTCTGAACTTCCAGGTGGAGCACCACCTGTTTCCCTCCATGTCCCGCCCGAATCTGCGAAAAGTTGCCCCGCTGGTCCGCCAGTACTGTGACCAGCTGGGGGTGCGGTACACCGAAACCGGGTTTGGCCAGTCCCTGAAGGACGTCACCGCCTATATCAACAGGGTGGGCCGCGGCGGCGTCGATACGTGGGCATGCCCGCTGGCCAGCACGCATCGCGTGTAG
- a CDS encoding GrpB family protein, which translates to MKSRKPRRPDVTTLELIGGPERLELHLHSYDDRWPAIYLTHRHRIEGAIGTANAGIEHIGSTSVPGLAAKPIIDIVVAVEDITAEEDYLDPLIAAGYELRVREPGHRLGRTPARDVHVHLYGRDDPAVDEYLILRDHLRANADDRALYASTKRALLSRQWDDMNDYADAKTDVILAIKARARAARGG; encoded by the coding sequence ATGAAAAGCCGAAAACCGCGACGACCGGACGTGACGACGCTGGAGCTGATCGGGGGGCCCGAGCGACTCGAACTTCACCTCCACAGCTACGACGACCGGTGGCCGGCAATTTATCTCACTCACCGTCACCGCATTGAGGGTGCCATCGGGACAGCGAACGCCGGGATCGAGCACATCGGCTCGACGTCGGTTCCAGGACTGGCAGCGAAGCCGATCATTGACATCGTGGTTGCGGTAGAGGACATCACCGCCGAAGAGGACTACCTCGATCCGCTCATCGCCGCCGGATACGAACTGCGGGTACGCGAACCGGGACATCGCCTCGGACGCACACCAGCCCGTGACGTGCACGTGCACCTGTACGGGCGAGACGATCCTGCCGTGGACGAATACCTCATCCTGCGCGACCACCTGCGGGCAAATGCGGATGACCGCGCCCTCTATGCGAGCACTAAGAGAGCGCTGCTCAGCAGGCAGTGGGACGATATGAACGACTACGCCGACGCCAAAACCGACGTCATCCTGGCGATCAAGGCACGGGCAAGAGCAGCTCGCGGAGGCTAA
- a CDS encoding flavin-containing monooxygenase has protein sequence MTTVHSTAPTDELGSSERERVCVIGAGCSGITASKVLHERGLAFDCFELSDRVGGNWVWGNSNGVSAAYKSLHINTSRSRMEFSDFPMRADLPNFARHDQVAAYFDAYVEHFGFRDKITFNTGVEHVRPLPGGGFEVRLSTAETRRYGSVIVANGHHWDPRMPEPAFPGAEGFTGEQMHSHDYTDEQQLTGKRIVVLGMGNSAMDICTDASYHAAETYLSHRRGVHIIPKYVFGKPFDEIGAHEKIPSRVRWGVARVVMRAATGPMSRYGLQEPDHKFAQAHPTVSSRILDRLAHGDVVPKPNIQRFDGDSAVFTDGTRVAADLVIYCTGYKISFPFFDAGFLDPSGDNEIRLYQRMFHPTVPGLYFIGLVQPLGAVMPIAERQSELAADHLQGRYVLPERATMDAEIDRHRKAITKRYVASKRHTIQVDFVDYMRALRRERDAGARRRTAAQAATDRVGA, from the coding sequence ATGACGACAGTCCACAGCACAGCACCCACCGACGAGCTCGGCAGCAGCGAGCGCGAGCGCGTATGCGTCATCGGCGCGGGCTGCTCCGGAATCACTGCGTCCAAAGTTCTCCACGAACGGGGACTTGCCTTCGATTGCTTTGAACTCTCGGACCGGGTCGGCGGCAACTGGGTATGGGGCAACAGCAACGGAGTGTCCGCGGCCTACAAGTCCCTGCACATCAACACCTCGCGCAGCCGGATGGAGTTCAGCGACTTTCCCATGCGCGCGGACCTGCCCAATTTCGCCCGCCACGACCAGGTTGCGGCGTACTTCGACGCCTACGTCGAGCACTTCGGGTTCCGGGACAAGATCACCTTCAACACCGGGGTGGAGCACGTGCGCCCCCTGCCCGGCGGCGGCTTCGAGGTTCGGCTGAGCACCGCGGAGACCCGGCGCTACGGCTCGGTCATAGTGGCCAACGGCCACCACTGGGACCCCCGCATGCCGGAGCCGGCCTTCCCCGGCGCCGAAGGTTTCACCGGTGAGCAGATGCACTCCCACGACTACACGGACGAGCAACAGCTCACCGGCAAGCGGATCGTGGTGCTCGGCATGGGCAACTCGGCCATGGATATCTGTACAGATGCCAGCTACCACGCGGCCGAGACCTACCTCTCCCACCGTCGGGGCGTGCACATCATTCCCAAGTACGTCTTCGGCAAGCCCTTCGACGAGATCGGAGCGCACGAGAAGATCCCGTCCCGGGTCCGCTGGGGTGTCGCCCGCGTGGTCATGCGCGCCGCCACCGGCCCAATGTCGCGTTACGGCCTTCAGGAACCCGACCACAAGTTCGCCCAGGCCCACCCGACCGTCTCCAGCCGGATACTCGACCGGCTGGCCCACGGTGACGTGGTCCCGAAGCCCAACATCCAGCGTTTCGACGGTGACAGCGCAGTCTTCACCGACGGCACCCGCGTCGCGGCCGACCTAGTGATCTACTGCACCGGCTACAAGATCTCGTTCCCGTTCTTTGACGCCGGCTTCCTCGACCCCTCCGGAGATAACGAGATCCGGCTCTACCAGCGGATGTTCCACCCGACGGTGCCGGGGCTGTACTTCATCGGACTGGTTCAACCGCTCGGTGCGGTGATGCCGATCGCCGAGCGGCAGTCCGAGCTCGCCGCCGACCATCTCCAGGGCCGTTACGTTCTGCCCGAGCGGGCCACGATGGACGCCGAGATCGACCGCCACCGCAAGGCGATCACCAAAAGGTACGTCGCCAGCAAGCGGCACACCATCCAGGTGGATTTCGTCGATTACATGCGTGCCCTGCGCAGGGAGCGCGATGCCGGAGCGCGGCGCAGAACCGCTGCCCAGGCCGCAACCGACCGTGTGGGGGCCTGA
- a CDS encoding PhzF family phenazine biosynthesis protein, with amino-acid sequence MKVRPYSEVDVFSSEPYRGNALAVVHEADGLSVEEMQRFATWTNLSETTFLLPPTTPEADYRVRIFTTKEELPFAGHPTLGTAKAWLDAGGSPRPDGTVIQECAAGLITIRVAEDQLAFAAPPLTRYEPVDEPLIRRITGILGIPRENILDASWLVNGPRWIGIRLSSAQEVLSLQPDPGKAGDLEIGVVGPYGPMEETQFEVRAFVGGDPVWEDPVTGSLNAGLARWLTDTAVASAPYTASQGTVLGRRGRVHISLSEGKIWVGGQVTGCIGGTVRL; translated from the coding sequence ATGAAAGTCCGTCCCTACAGCGAAGTTGATGTCTTCTCCTCTGAGCCGTATCGGGGCAATGCCTTGGCGGTGGTTCACGAGGCCGACGGCTTGAGCGTCGAAGAGATGCAGCGGTTCGCCACCTGGACAAACCTCTCGGAGACGACGTTCCTCCTGCCACCAACCACACCGGAGGCTGACTACCGGGTGCGGATCTTCACCACCAAGGAAGAACTGCCTTTCGCCGGCCATCCAACCCTTGGAACCGCCAAAGCCTGGCTGGACGCCGGGGGATCGCCAAGGCCCGACGGAACGGTCATCCAGGAATGCGCGGCAGGGCTGATAACGATCCGCGTAGCGGAGGATCAGCTGGCCTTCGCGGCACCGCCGCTCACCCGCTACGAACCCGTGGACGAGCCGCTCATACGCCGGATAACGGGAATCTTGGGGATTCCGCGGGAGAACATCCTTGATGCGTCGTGGCTGGTTAATGGTCCTCGATGGATTGGGATTCGGCTTTCCTCTGCACAGGAAGTCTTGAGCCTGCAGCCCGATCCGGGCAAGGCCGGCGATCTGGAAATCGGTGTGGTGGGGCCCTATGGGCCCATGGAGGAAACCCAGTTCGAGGTGCGTGCCTTCGTCGGAGGCGACCCCGTCTGGGAAGACCCCGTGACCGGCAGCCTGAACGCGGGGCTGGCACGCTGGCTGACCGACACAGCTGTGGCGTCCGCGCCCTACACCGCTTCACAGGGAACGGTTCTTGGACGGCGGGGACGGGTGCACATCAGTCTCAGCGAGGGGAAAATCTGGGTTGGCGGACAGGTCACGGGCTGCATCGGGGGGACGGTCCGGCTGTAG
- a CDS encoding LysR family transcriptional regulator, whose protein sequence is MDLHQLRLLRELGERGSLAAVARALHVSPSAVSQQLTALQRRVEVPLTERRGRNLVLTGAGQALARAAVDISVAMRSAEQAVSHYLQDPRATVSLCAFNSAGLTYFGPLLQALSDEGSPRLICSDRDVGQEEFPSLTADYDLVIAHRLEHSTPWPETITVLPLVREPLDVAMSEQHRLANASSVSIADLIDEEWVSVQDGFPLMPALQAIAVHAGQPLNVTHRINEFFIAAAIVSAGPAIALMPRHTASPPPGSGIVLKPIRDLPLARRVDVLCRPEALHRTAVQQVVTALQRNTSSAQPSVLAADVRCGMGQRDASR, encoded by the coding sequence CCAGTTGCGGTTGCTTAGGGAGTTGGGCGAGCGGGGAAGCCTTGCCGCCGTCGCCCGCGCGCTCCATGTCTCTCCGTCAGCCGTGTCGCAGCAACTCACGGCGTTGCAGCGTCGAGTCGAGGTTCCTCTGACCGAACGACGGGGACGGAATCTTGTCCTGACCGGTGCCGGTCAGGCCTTGGCCCGAGCTGCTGTCGATATCAGCGTTGCCATGCGCTCCGCTGAGCAGGCCGTCAGCCACTATCTCCAAGACCCCCGCGCGACGGTGAGCCTCTGCGCGTTCAACAGTGCGGGCCTGACCTACTTCGGCCCCCTGCTCCAGGCCCTATCCGATGAGGGCAGCCCGCGGCTGATCTGCTCCGACCGGGATGTGGGACAGGAAGAATTCCCATCCCTGACCGCGGATTACGACCTGGTCATCGCGCACCGCCTCGAGCACAGCACGCCGTGGCCCGAAACCATCACCGTCCTGCCGCTGGTGCGCGAGCCCCTGGACGTCGCCATGTCAGAACAACACCGGCTCGCCAACGCATCAAGCGTCAGCATCGCCGACCTCATCGATGAAGAATGGGTGTCCGTTCAGGACGGATTTCCGCTCATGCCTGCTCTGCAGGCGATTGCCGTTCACGCCGGCCAACCCCTCAACGTCACTCACCGGATCAACGAGTTCTTCATCGCGGCCGCGATCGTATCCGCCGGACCTGCCATCGCACTGATGCCCCGCCACACCGCCTCCCCGCCGCCTGGCAGCGGAATTGTTCTCAAACCAATCCGCGATCTACCGCTGGCCAGGCGCGTTGATGTCCTCTGCCGTCCAGAAGCCCTCCACAGGACCGCAGTCCAACAGGTCGTCACCGCTCTCCAGCGGAATACGTCTTCTGCCCAACCCTCGGTTTTAGCCGCTGACGTCCGCTGTGGGATGGGTCAGCGGGACGCGAGCCGGTAA
- a CDS encoding DUF3500 domain-containing protein, whose amino-acid sequence MTFVQRAGLNLADLTDEQKTAALAVLQALLSDEAYDTVSGIMGGDEYLQQNSSSTEQSLGQYYIAFFGDPSDTGAFEVQFGGHHLGINATLDGATDAITFAPTHLGVQPAVYTDADGNEVRPFDGIYTDAFAFFDSLTGEQQATLTSGDVSMCAPGDACDFDAGAGLTGADLTDAQKQLLLDLTANWSGMADEQTTAGSRAKIEATLDDTVIAWSGETTYDMSSGDGISFSISGPNVYVAFQAQQGSAGADVDGVSTSGWGHVHTIYRDPTNDYANSVTQQTASGMGGGSGPAGGPPGGGTPPNGGPPSN is encoded by the coding sequence GTGACATTCGTCCAGCGTGCCGGCCTGAATCTCGCCGACCTGACCGATGAGCAGAAGACCGCAGCATTGGCGGTCCTGCAGGCACTGCTTAGCGACGAGGCGTACGACACGGTGTCCGGAATTATGGGTGGCGACGAGTACCTGCAGCAGAACAGCAGCAGCACCGAGCAGTCCCTCGGCCAGTACTACATCGCCTTCTTCGGCGACCCGTCTGACACCGGCGCCTTCGAAGTGCAGTTCGGCGGCCACCACCTCGGTATCAACGCGACCCTCGACGGCGCGACGGACGCGATCACGTTCGCTCCCACCCACCTCGGTGTGCAGCCTGCCGTTTACACCGACGCCGACGGCAATGAAGTGCGGCCGTTCGACGGCATCTACACCGATGCGTTCGCATTCTTTGACAGCTTGACGGGGGAACAGCAGGCGACGCTCACGTCGGGCGACGTCAGCATGTGTGCACCTGGCGATGCCTGTGATTTCGACGCCGGAGCCGGCCTCACCGGCGCCGATCTGACCGACGCGCAGAAGCAGTTGCTCCTCGATCTCACCGCGAACTGGTCCGGCATGGCTGACGAGCAGACCACAGCCGGCTCCCGGGCGAAGATCGAAGCCACACTCGATGACACCGTCATCGCGTGGTCCGGTGAGACCACATACGACATGAGCTCCGGGGACGGAATCTCGTTCTCGATCTCTGGGCCGAACGTTTATGTCGCCTTCCAGGCGCAGCAGGGCTCGGCAGGCGCAGATGTCGACGGAGTGTCCACCTCCGGCTGGGGACACGTCCACACCATCTACCGCGACCCCACGAACGACTATGCCAACAGCGTGACGCAGCAAACGGCCTCCGGTATGGGCGGCGGCAGCGGTCCCGCCGGCGGACCACCCGGCGGCGGCACCCCGCCCAACGGCGGCCCGCCCTCGAACTAG
- a CDS encoding DUF3060 domain-containing protein — translation MYRSSRITAPVITAVAGLALIAGCSADPAPTPEETGTPSSTSVGTPESTATASGTDPSASTASGSSAATITLSRGQEHKITEANTSVSITCSGGGDIDVETNGSTVRTTGQCEDIDIRGNNNSVSGEDAESLDIEGNNNSATLSNVPDIDVDGTANSVGVEETGDIDVEGENNTVTYTSGDPLIETEGTNSVSAG, via the coding sequence ATGTACCGAAGCTCCCGCATCACCGCCCCCGTGATCACCGCCGTTGCGGGCCTGGCACTCATCGCCGGATGCTCTGCCGACCCGGCGCCGACACCCGAGGAAACCGGAACCCCATCATCAACCAGCGTCGGAACACCGGAGAGCACGGCCACGGCCTCCGGGACAGACCCAAGCGCATCAACGGCCTCAGGCTCCTCCGCTGCGACGATCACCCTGAGCCGGGGGCAAGAACATAAAATCACTGAAGCGAACACCAGCGTCAGCATTACCTGCTCCGGCGGCGGGGACATCGACGTCGAGACAAATGGCTCCACGGTGCGGACCACTGGTCAATGTGAAGACATCGACATCCGGGGCAATAACAACTCAGTCAGCGGCGAGGACGCGGAAAGCCTCGACATTGAGGGCAACAATAATTCAGCCACCCTCAGCAATGTGCCCGACATCGATGTGGACGGAACTGCGAACTCTGTCGGCGTCGAGGAGACCGGTGACATCGACGTCGAAGGAGAGAACAACACCGTCACCTACACCTCAGGGGACCCCTTGATCGAAACCGAGGGTACGAACTCCGTCTCGGCCGGATGA
- a CDS encoding APC family permease, which translates to MTKEPGTATSDTQPGLKRAIGVPLLFAFIVGDTLGAGIYTLVGTMAADVGGAIWIPLLIALVVALLTAATYAELITKYPHAGGAARYADRAFGIPYVSFLVGFLMMASGITTAAALANAFAGDYLTALIDVPSAPAAVAFIILLTLINLRGVRESLAANLVASVIEVSGLVLVIVVAAIVLASGNGEPARLLEFAPDVPPFQGAFAASIVAFFSFLGFEAAANMAEEVRNPSKAYPRALFGAICTAGVVYLLIALGAVIVMPPAELADSTGPLLDVVAASGIGIPPGLFSIIALIAIANGALLFMVMASRVGYGLAEAELLPHAFARVLPGRRTPWVSIVVVAGLTIVLTLLGNVATLAETTVLLLLLVFLSANVSVLVLKKDKVDHDHFSAPRFLPILAIIASIALLTQQSGIVWLGAAAYAVVGSLLFLAAKAGRKRQERVNASS; encoded by the coding sequence ATGACGAAGGAACCCGGCACGGCCACATCAGACACACAGCCCGGGCTGAAGCGGGCAATCGGCGTGCCGCTGCTGTTCGCATTTATCGTGGGCGACACCCTTGGTGCCGGCATCTACACCCTCGTGGGTACCATGGCCGCCGACGTCGGTGGCGCGATCTGGATACCCCTCCTCATCGCACTGGTCGTCGCGCTACTTACTGCCGCGACATACGCGGAACTGATCACCAAGTACCCGCACGCCGGAGGAGCCGCCCGCTACGCCGACCGGGCTTTTGGCATCCCCTACGTGTCATTCCTCGTCGGATTCCTGATGATGGCCTCAGGAATCACCACAGCCGCTGCCCTCGCGAACGCCTTCGCGGGCGATTACCTCACCGCACTCATTGACGTGCCGTCCGCCCCCGCAGCGGTCGCGTTCATCATCTTGCTGACCTTGATCAACCTTCGCGGCGTCCGGGAGTCCCTCGCCGCGAACCTCGTAGCTTCTGTCATCGAGGTATCCGGCCTCGTCCTCGTCATCGTCGTGGCCGCCATCGTCCTCGCCTCCGGCAACGGGGAACCCGCCCGGCTTCTCGAGTTCGCGCCGGACGTACCGCCGTTCCAGGGCGCCTTCGCCGCATCGATCGTCGCGTTTTTCTCTTTCCTGGGCTTCGAGGCGGCAGCAAACATGGCCGAGGAAGTACGTAACCCATCCAAGGCCTACCCTCGCGCACTGTTCGGTGCTATCTGCACCGCTGGGGTCGTCTACCTCCTCATCGCTCTCGGTGCGGTCATTGTTATGCCCCCGGCCGAACTGGCCGATTCCACGGGACCTCTGCTCGACGTCGTCGCCGCCAGCGGCATCGGAATCCCGCCCGGACTATTCAGCATCATCGCCCTGATCGCCATTGCCAACGGAGCACTGCTGTTCATGGTCATGGCCAGCCGTGTCGGCTACGGATTGGCAGAAGCAGAACTGCTCCCTCACGCCTTCGCTCGGGTGCTGCCAGGCCGTCGCACTCCCTGGGTCTCCATTGTTGTGGTTGCCGGACTGACGATCGTCCTTACCCTCCTCGGAAATGTCGCCACATTGGCCGAAACCACCGTGCTGCTCCTACTCCTGGTGTTCCTTTCTGCCAACGTCAGCGTCCTCGTCCTCAAAAAGGACAAAGTGGACCACGACCACTTCTCAGCCCCACGATTTCTGCCGATTCTCGCGATCATTGCGAGCATCGCACTCCTCACACAACAAAGCGGGATCGTCTGGCTCGGCGCCGCCGCCTACGCAGTGGTCGGATCCTTGTTGTTCCTCGCTGCCAAGGCCGGACGTAAACGCCAGGAACGCGTGAACGCTAGTAGCTAA